A stretch of Candidatus Symbiobacter mobilis CR DNA encodes these proteins:
- a CDS encoding FimV/HubP family polar landmark protein, which yields MSSQSYRWQVACVTLAGAAAFGWGDAYALSLGRLTVQSALGEPLRAEIEVSNLSADDANSLRAQIANPDAFRSAGLEYSAVLSGTRVSLQRSINGRVFLHFTSTSPVNEPFVDLVLEVDWGAGKIVRDYTMLFDPPVLRPPAAPSPTLAVIPAAAPVAARPLPAPTPVLPTPPVAVASAPIAERASAPEASPAATPAIPPARAQQPATAPRPTVSRPATPTSAVPRPAAPERRVTVRAGDTAGMLASQHLPGGVTLDQMLVAMVRSNPEAFIAGNVHRVKAGAVLGLPSDADAEVVAPAEARRIVTAHSKDFAQYRRNLAANAPVTQTTGPRQQIQGKVQVTVKDDKPAAQSPDRLTLSKGSVQSKRPASQPTQPTAPSAEALARSRAASTAAQRASELQRNIADLHKLAQSVGTAAHPASKAVPASQGVGAKLALAVSAPTSTHGPAPTAAVSSTHPASHATPPVPAASTASAATVSPASQAADPPAPPSPPPSGLLDGLFSPNVLLGAGLAIVLGVIGAVAFFLRRKKQTMLADSSYMESRIPPESFHGVSGGQRIDTSEGSGTSSSLVYSPSQLDSSDDVDPVAEADVYLAYGRDLQAEEILKDALRTQPERVAVYKKLLEVYAKRKDAKSYESIATLAFNIVGGNSPDWTQICATGLILDPDNSLYRPGGQPAGEPDPMSDKTIVMAAFERTAPAAPSLPEAPPPDSDMDLDLDFSLDDMPAAKDAQPGMDATVRMEARSGPDTQPGVDPANNRGRMDALPPLPEPPPAMEEPPDDGSLPFHLEDTLIIPPSSTPEPPPTAAADSGMLEFDLSSLSLDIDEDQTPYSSPTAAPISGDPLETKLALAEEFRAIGDLDGARALIEEVLETATGDMRAKAERALKDI from the coding sequence TTGAGCTCTCAATCCTATCGATGGCAAGTGGCGTGTGTCACCCTGGCTGGTGCCGCTGCGTTTGGCTGGGGTGATGCCTACGCCCTATCCCTGGGGCGGCTGACTGTGCAATCGGCCCTGGGCGAGCCCCTCCGTGCCGAGATCGAAGTCAGCAATCTCAGCGCCGATGACGCAAACTCGCTGCGAGCGCAAATCGCCAACCCCGACGCTTTCCGTTCCGCAGGATTAGAGTATTCAGCGGTGTTGTCAGGCACCAGAGTCAGCTTGCAACGCAGCATCAATGGCCGGGTTTTCCTGCATTTCACCAGCACCAGCCCGGTCAATGAACCTTTCGTCGATCTGGTACTGGAAGTGGACTGGGGCGCGGGCAAGATCGTGCGCGATTACACGATGTTGTTCGACCCACCCGTGTTGCGCCCCCCCGCCGCGCCCAGCCCCACCTTGGCGGTCATTCCTGCGGCGGCGCCTGTTGCAGCACGTCCCTTGCCTGCCCCCACCCCAGTGCTGCCCACGCCCCCAGTCGCTGTTGCTTCTGCACCCATTGCAGAGCGTGCTTCGGCCCCGGAAGCATCTCCAGCAGCCACTCCAGCCATACCACCGGCCCGTGCGCAGCAACCGGCAACGGCACCCCGTCCAACGGTATCCCGCCCGGCAACGCCGACTTCCGCAGTACCTCGCCCAGCAGCGCCCGAGCGCCGCGTCACCGTGCGTGCAGGCGATACCGCTGGAATGCTGGCTTCGCAACATCTACCCGGTGGGGTCACACTGGATCAGATGCTCGTCGCGATGGTGCGTTCCAACCCGGAGGCCTTTATTGCCGGGAACGTCCACCGTGTCAAAGCTGGAGCAGTGCTCGGTCTGCCATCCGATGCAGACGCTGAAGTCGTCGCTCCGGCAGAGGCACGCCGCATCGTCACAGCACATAGCAAAGATTTCGCCCAATACCGGCGCAATCTCGCCGCCAATGCCCCAGTCACGCAGACAACGGGGCCACGCCAGCAGATTCAAGGCAAGGTGCAAGTCACCGTCAAGGACGACAAGCCCGCAGCCCAATCGCCAGACCGCCTGACCCTCTCCAAAGGCAGCGTGCAATCCAAGCGCCCAGCGTCTCAGCCCACCCAACCCACTGCCCCCTCTGCCGAAGCCTTGGCACGCAGCCGTGCCGCCAGCACTGCTGCACAGCGAGCTTCCGAATTGCAGCGCAACATCGCCGACCTACACAAGCTGGCGCAATCCGTAGGCACAGCCGCCCATCCAGCGTCCAAAGCTGTTCCGGCTTCGCAAGGCGTCGGGGCGAAGCTGGCCCTGGCCGTATCTGCGCCCACTTCCACTCACGGACCCGCGCCCACAGCCGCAGTCTCAAGTACCCATCCTGCTTCCCACGCCACACCCCCTGTTCCTGCTGCATCTACCGCATCTGCAGCCACGGTTTCCCCTGCATCCCAAGCAGCCGATCCTCCAGCGCCGCCCTCTCCACCACCATCCGGGCTGCTGGACGGCCTGTTCTCGCCCAACGTATTGCTTGGTGCTGGCCTTGCCATCGTGCTGGGCGTGATCGGCGCAGTGGCGTTCTTCCTGCGGCGCAAAAAACAAACGATGCTGGCTGACAGTTCCTACATGGAAAGCCGTATCCCGCCGGAATCGTTCCACGGCGTGAGTGGCGGGCAGCGCATTGACACCAGCGAAGGATCGGGAACAAGCTCTTCCCTGGTGTATTCCCCCAGTCAGCTCGATTCTTCCGACGATGTGGATCCAGTCGCCGAAGCAGATGTGTACCTCGCCTACGGCAGGGATCTGCAAGCCGAAGAAATTCTCAAGGACGCGCTGCGCACCCAGCCGGAACGGGTTGCGGTGTACAAAAAATTGCTGGAGGTCTACGCCAAGCGCAAAGACGCCAAGTCCTACGAATCCATTGCCACCCTCGCGTTCAATATCGTTGGCGGCAACAGCCCGGACTGGACGCAAATCTGCGCTACGGGCCTGATCCTCGATCCGGACAACTCCCTCTACCGTCCCGGTGGGCAGCCCGCCGGGGAACCAGATCCCATGTCGGACAAGACGATCGTCATGGCCGCATTCGAACGTACTGCTCCGGCAGCGCCTTCTCTTCCAGAAGCGCCACCGCCAGACTCGGATATGGATCTGGATTTGGACTTCTCCCTCGACGATATGCCTGCCGCCAAAGATGCACAGCCCGGCATGGACGCCACGGTGCGCATGGAAGCCCGCTCTGGTCCCGATACGCAGCCTGGGGTCGATCCAGCCAACAATAGGGGTCGCATGGATGCGCTGCCTCCGCTCCCCGAACCTCCCCCAGCCATGGAAGAACCTCCGGACGATGGCTCGCTGCCCTTCCATCTCGAAGACACGCTCATCATCCCTCCTTCGAGCACGCCAGAGCCACCACCCACTGCGGCTGCGGATTCCGGCATGTTGGAGTTCGACCTCAGCTCTTTGTCGCTCGACATCGACGAAGACCAAACTCCGTACAGCTCGCCCACAGCAGCCCCGATAAGCGGTGACCCACTGGAGACCAAACTGGCTTTGGCCGAAGAGTTCCGTGCGATTGGGGATCTGGACGGAGCGCGTGCGTTGATCGAAGAAGTCCTTGAAACCGCCACGGGAGACATGCGGGCCAAGGCAGAGCGTGCGCTCAAAGATATCTGA
- the asd gene encoding aspartate-semialdehyde dehydrogenase, with protein MQKIGNLVGIVGWRGMVGSVLMDRMQEEGDFDLIEPRFFSTSNAGGAAPQWARNETTLHDAYDIEALRGCNIVLSAQGGDYTSEVFPKLRAAGWAGHWIDAASTLRMRDDAVIVLDPVNLPVLRNALQAGMRNWIGGNCTVSCMLMGVGALYKAGLVEWMTTHTYQAASGGGAQHMRELLTQFGTLHAEVRELLADPRSAILEIDRKIIDKQRSLSAEDMACFGVPLGGSLIPWIDKDLGVGKKAGEDGWGVSREEWKGMAETNKILGRGVAGQASAQESPIPVDGYCVRVGAMRCHSQALTFKLRKDVPLHDIEAMIAADNEWVQVVPNEREATLQSLTPVAVTGTLRIPVGRLRKLAMGPQYLGAFTIGDQLLWGAAEPLRRMLRILLEA; from the coding sequence ATGCAAAAGATTGGCAATCTGGTCGGTATCGTTGGCTGGCGGGGAATGGTGGGTTCCGTGCTGATGGATCGGATGCAGGAAGAAGGAGACTTCGACCTTATCGAACCCCGCTTTTTCTCGACATCCAACGCCGGCGGGGCAGCCCCGCAGTGGGCGCGGAATGAAACCACGCTGCACGACGCCTACGACATCGAAGCACTGCGCGGCTGCAACATCGTCCTGAGCGCGCAGGGGGGGGACTACACCTCGGAAGTCTTCCCCAAGCTCCGTGCAGCAGGCTGGGCGGGCCACTGGATTGATGCTGCATCGACCCTGCGCATGCGCGACGATGCCGTCATCGTCCTCGACCCCGTCAACCTGCCCGTCCTTCGCAATGCCCTGCAAGCGGGAATGCGCAACTGGATCGGCGGCAATTGCACCGTCAGTTGCATGCTGATGGGAGTAGGCGCTCTGTACAAGGCTGGCCTCGTCGAATGGATGACGACCCACACCTACCAGGCAGCCAGTGGTGGCGGCGCGCAACACATGCGCGAATTGCTCACCCAATTCGGCACGCTGCACGCGGAAGTGCGCGAATTGCTTGCGGATCCCCGCAGCGCTATCCTGGAAATCGATCGCAAGATCATTGACAAGCAGCGTTCTCTGAGCGCCGAGGACATGGCGTGTTTCGGCGTACCGCTGGGAGGATCACTGATTCCCTGGATCGACAAGGATCTCGGCGTCGGCAAAAAAGCCGGGGAAGACGGATGGGGAGTGTCCCGGGAGGAATGGAAGGGGATGGCCGAAACCAACAAGATTCTCGGCCGTGGCGTGGCAGGCCAGGCTTCCGCGCAGGAAAGTCCCATCCCGGTCGACGGATATTGCGTGCGCGTCGGCGCCATGCGGTGCCATAGCCAAGCGCTGACCTTCAAGCTCCGCAAGGATGTCCCCCTGCACGATATCGAAGCGATGATCGCCGCCGACAACGAATGGGTACAGGTCGTCCCCAACGAACGAGAAGCCACGCTGCAATCGCTCACCCCGGTGGCAGTGACTGGCACGCTGCGCATCCCTGTGGGGCGCCTGCGCAAACTCGCGATGGGGCCGCAATACCTCGGCGCATTCACGATCGGCGACCAACTGCTGTGGGGCGCCGCAGAACCTCTGCGCCGGATGTTGCGCATCCTGCTGGAGGCATAA
- the leuB gene encoding 3-isopropylmalate dehydrogenase: MRIAVLPGDGIGTEIVDAAVDVLQALGLPLELETAPVGGAAYESCGHPLPDSTLRVVDAADAVLFGAVGDWKYDTLERSLRPEQAILGLRKHLGLFANFRPALCYPELVGASTLRPDLVSGLDILIVRELTGDVYFGQPRGRRTATDGPFPGTAEAFDTMRYSRPEIERIARVAFDAARKRKQAGSAGKVTSVDKANVLETSGLWREVVTDIAAGYPDIAFEHMYVDNAAMQLVRNPRHFDVIVTGNLFGDILSDEAAMLTGSIGMLASASMNDAGKGLFEPSHGSAPDIAGKNVANPLATILSAAMMLRFSLGQPAAASAIEAAVKNVLAQGLRTADIHSNGCTLVGTREMGAAVVRAL, translated from the coding sequence ATGCGTATCGCAGTCCTACCCGGAGACGGCATTGGCACCGAAATCGTTGACGCTGCCGTTGACGTACTCCAAGCCCTGGGCCTTCCGCTGGAGCTGGAAACCGCACCCGTAGGCGGCGCAGCCTACGAATCCTGCGGCCACCCCTTGCCCGATTCGACGCTGCGTGTCGTCGATGCAGCGGATGCCGTGCTCTTCGGCGCGGTGGGGGATTGGAAGTACGACACCCTGGAACGCTCGCTGCGCCCGGAACAAGCCATTTTGGGCCTGCGCAAACACCTCGGGCTGTTCGCCAACTTCCGCCCTGCGCTGTGCTACCCCGAACTCGTCGGGGCATCGACCCTGCGGCCTGATCTCGTCTCCGGCCTCGACATCCTGATCGTTCGCGAGCTGACCGGGGATGTGTACTTCGGCCAACCCCGTGGGCGCAGGACGGCAACGGACGGCCCCTTCCCCGGCACCGCAGAAGCCTTTGACACGATGCGCTACAGCCGCCCGGAAATCGAGCGCATCGCCCGCGTCGCTTTCGATGCGGCACGCAAACGCAAGCAAGCCGGTTCCGCTGGCAAAGTCACCAGCGTCGACAAGGCCAATGTCCTCGAAACCTCCGGGCTTTGGAGAGAAGTCGTCACTGACATCGCGGCAGGCTACCCTGACATCGCCTTCGAGCACATGTACGTGGACAACGCGGCCATGCAACTCGTTCGCAACCCCCGACATTTCGACGTGATCGTCACCGGCAACCTCTTCGGAGACATCCTCAGCGATGAGGCTGCGATGCTGACCGGATCGATCGGGATGTTGGCTTCCGCGTCGATGAACGACGCTGGCAAGGGGCTGTTCGAGCCTAGCCATGGCAGCGCCCCGGACATTGCTGGCAAAAACGTGGCCAACCCGCTGGCAACCATTCTGAGCGCGGCCATGATGCTGCGCTTCAGCCTGGGCCAACCGGCTGCGGCATCGGCCATCGAAGCCGCCGTCAAGAACGTGCTTGCCCAAGGGCTGCGCACCGCAGATATCCACAGCAACGGCTGCACGCTGGTCGGTACCCGGGAAATGGGCGCTGCGGTCGTTCGCGCACTCTGA
- the leuD gene encoding 3-isopropylmalate dehydratase small subunit, producing MQQFTVFQGLVAPLDRDNVDTDAIIPKQFLKSIRKTGFGPHLFDAWRYLDEGFPGKDPATRQSNPDFILNQPRYQGAGILLARKNFGCGSSREHAPWALEQYGFRAILASSFADIFFGNCFKNGLLPIVLTEAQIDQLFQQVYSTPGYTLTIDLERTLIQLADGSEWPFEVQPFRRYCLLHGLDDIGLTLRHADRIRGFEAQFLSHYPWLSRQHPSSALSPS from the coding sequence ATGCAGCAATTCACCGTATTCCAGGGACTGGTCGCCCCGCTCGACCGCGACAACGTCGACACCGACGCGATCATCCCCAAGCAATTCCTCAAGTCGATCCGCAAAACCGGCTTCGGCCCCCACCTTTTCGACGCCTGGCGCTACCTTGACGAAGGCTTTCCCGGCAAAGACCCCGCCACGCGCCAGTCCAACCCCGATTTCATTCTGAACCAGCCCCGGTATCAGGGCGCGGGCATCCTGCTTGCCCGCAAGAATTTCGGGTGCGGATCGTCCCGCGAACATGCGCCGTGGGCGCTGGAGCAATATGGCTTTCGGGCCATCCTGGCCAGCAGCTTTGCGGACATCTTCTTCGGCAACTGCTTCAAAAATGGCCTGCTGCCGATCGTCTTGACCGAAGCACAGATCGACCAGCTTTTTCAGCAGGTGTACTCCACTCCCGGCTATACGCTGACGATCGACCTCGAACGCACGCTGATCCAGCTTGCGGACGGCTCGGAATGGCCCTTCGAGGTGCAGCCTTTCCGACGGTACTGTCTGCTCCACGGGCTGGACGACATCGGGCTGACCTTGCGCCATGCCGACCGTATCCGTGGCTTCGAGGCGCAGTTTCTGTCCCACTATCCATGGCTGTCACGCCAGCATCCTTCGTCTGCTCTTTCTCCTTCCTGA
- the leuC gene encoding 3-isopropylmalate dehydratase large subunit produces MGKTLYDKIWDAHVVHTEEDGTALLYIDRHLVHEVTSPQAFEGLRQAGRKVWRPSSIIATADHNVPTTGWELGYDGIADATSKEQILTLDANIRECGVAAYFPFLSARQGIVHVIGPEHGAILPGMTVVCGDSHTSTHGAFAALAHGIGTSEVEHVLATQTLLAKKARNMQIIVHGPLPTGCSAKDIVLAVIRRIGTAGGTGHTIEFAGSAIRALSMEGRMTVCNMAIEAGARAGLVAVDATTIDYLRNRPMAPQESSAEWEQAVAVWNTLHSDDDAQFDTVVELDARSLVPQVTWGTSPEMVLGIDGHVPDPAQESDASRRASIERALAYMGLEPGTPINGVQIDKVFVGSCTNSRIEDLRSAAAVVRAMGSKVASNVKLAMVVPGSGWVKEQAEQEGFHTVFLDAGFQWREPGCSMCLAMNADRLEPGERCASTSNRNFEGRQGTGGRTHLLSPAMAAAAAIQGRLTDVRKWL; encoded by the coding sequence ATGGGAAAAACGCTCTACGACAAGATCTGGGACGCCCACGTCGTCCATACCGAAGAAGACGGTACTGCCCTGCTGTATATCGACCGGCACTTGGTGCATGAGGTCACCAGCCCGCAAGCTTTCGAAGGGCTACGGCAAGCGGGGCGGAAGGTGTGGCGTCCCAGCTCGATCATCGCCACGGCAGACCACAACGTGCCGACGACAGGATGGGAGCTGGGCTACGACGGCATCGCCGACGCCACCAGCAAAGAGCAAATCCTGACCCTTGACGCCAACATCCGGGAATGCGGCGTTGCAGCGTACTTCCCATTCCTGTCAGCTCGGCAAGGCATCGTCCACGTCATCGGCCCTGAACACGGGGCCATCCTGCCAGGGATGACTGTCGTCTGTGGCGATTCGCATACTTCCACCCATGGCGCATTCGCTGCGCTGGCGCATGGCATCGGTACCAGCGAAGTCGAACACGTGCTGGCCACCCAAACTCTTCTGGCCAAAAAGGCCCGCAATATGCAGATCATCGTCCATGGCCCCCTGCCCACAGGGTGCTCTGCCAAGGACATCGTGCTTGCGGTGATCAGAAGGATTGGTACCGCCGGTGGTACGGGCCACACCATCGAGTTTGCGGGGTCCGCCATTCGCGCGCTGAGCATGGAAGGCCGGATGACCGTCTGCAACATGGCGATCGAAGCCGGTGCCCGCGCCGGCCTCGTTGCCGTCGATGCGACGACGATCGACTATCTGCGCAACCGCCCCATGGCGCCGCAGGAGTCTTCTGCAGAATGGGAACAAGCCGTTGCCGTCTGGAACACCCTGCATTCGGACGATGACGCGCAGTTTGACACCGTCGTCGAACTCGATGCCCGCTCCCTCGTCCCCCAAGTCACGTGGGGAACGTCTCCAGAGATGGTGCTCGGCATTGATGGCCACGTTCCCGATCCAGCGCAGGAATCCGATGCCTCGCGCCGCGCCAGCATCGAGCGGGCGCTGGCATATATGGGGCTTGAACCCGGTACGCCGATCAACGGGGTACAGATCGACAAGGTGTTTGTGGGGTCATGCACGAACAGCCGTATCGAAGACTTGCGATCCGCCGCAGCCGTCGTGCGTGCGATGGGGTCAAAAGTTGCCTCCAACGTCAAGCTGGCGATGGTCGTCCCTGGCTCGGGTTGGGTCAAGGAACAGGCAGAACAGGAAGGATTCCACACCGTCTTCCTCGACGCCGGGTTCCAATGGAGAGAACCGGGGTGCTCGATGTGCCTGGCGATGAACGCAGACCGGCTCGAACCGGGAGAGCGCTGCGCATCGACCAGCAACCGCAATTTCGAGGGCCGCCAGGGAACAGGGGGACGCACGCACCTCCTCAGCCCCGCGATGGCCGCCGCAGCCGCGATACAAGGCCGACTCACCGACGTCAGAAAGTGGCTCTAG
- a CDS encoding citrate synthase, which translates to MKLANHAATLSFSNGSPNIELPIYSGRMGPDVIDIRKLYGQTGMFTYDPGFLSTAACQSAITYIDGDKGELLYRGYPIEQLARQCDYLDTCFLLLKGDLPKIQERKDFHQLIISHTMVHEQMQFFLRGFRRDAHPMAVLTGLVGALSAFYHDSTDINNPAHREIAAIRLISQMPTLVAMAYKYGVGQPYMYPRNELSYAGNFLRMMFGTPCEDYQVNPVLEHALDRIFILHADHEQNASTSTVRLCGSSGTNPFAAIAAGVACLWGPAHGGANEACLNMLEEIQRQGGVAHIGRFIEQVKDKSTGIKLMGFGHRVYKNYDPRAKLMQETCHEVLANLGLDNDPLFKLARELEKIALEDDYFVQRKLYPNVDFYSGIVQRAIGIPVNLFTGIFALARTVGWMAQLNEMIGDPEYKIGRPRQLFTGSAPRDVKPLEER; encoded by the coding sequence ATGAAACTCGCCAACCACGCTGCAACCCTGTCCTTCAGCAACGGAAGCCCCAACATTGAATTGCCCATCTACAGCGGGCGCATGGGCCCCGATGTCATCGACATTCGCAAGCTGTATGGGCAAACCGGGATGTTCACCTACGACCCCGGTTTTTTGTCGACAGCGGCATGCCAGTCGGCGATCACGTACATCGACGGGGACAAGGGCGAGCTGCTCTACCGTGGATACCCGATCGAACAACTCGCCAGGCAGTGCGACTACCTTGATACCTGCTTCCTGCTGCTGAAGGGAGACCTGCCCAAGATACAGGAGCGCAAGGACTTCCATCAGCTCATCATCAGCCACACGATGGTGCATGAGCAAATGCAGTTTTTCCTGCGTGGGTTCCGGCGCGATGCGCATCCCATGGCAGTGCTGACGGGTTTGGTGGGAGCGCTCTCGGCTTTCTACCACGACAGCACGGATATCAATAACCCCGCGCACCGGGAGATTGCCGCGATTCGGCTCATTTCCCAAATGCCGACGCTCGTTGCAATGGCCTACAAGTACGGCGTGGGGCAGCCCTACATGTACCCACGTAACGAACTGAGCTATGCCGGGAATTTCCTGCGCATGATGTTCGGCACGCCGTGCGAGGACTACCAAGTCAACCCGGTGCTCGAACACGCGCTAGACCGTATCTTCATCCTGCACGCAGACCACGAGCAAAACGCATCGACATCGACCGTGCGGCTGTGCGGTTCTTCGGGGACAAACCCCTTTGCCGCCATAGCCGCCGGGGTGGCGTGTCTGTGGGGGCCCGCGCACGGTGGCGCCAACGAGGCATGCCTCAACATGCTCGAAGAGATCCAGCGCCAAGGGGGCGTCGCTCACATCGGCCGGTTCATCGAGCAAGTCAAGGACAAGTCCACAGGCATCAAACTCATGGGCTTCGGACACCGGGTGTACAAAAACTACGATCCCCGCGCCAAGCTCATGCAGGAAACCTGCCACGAAGTACTCGCCAATCTGGGCCTGGACAACGACCCCCTGTTCAAACTGGCCCGCGAGCTGGAAAAAATCGCGCTGGAAGACGACTACTTCGTCCAGCGCAAGCTGTACCCGAATGTCGATTTCTATTCGGGGATCGTGCAGCGTGCGATTGGCATTCCCGTCAACCTCTTCACCGGAATTTTTGCGCTGGCGCGCACCGTGGGGTGGATGGCGCAGCTCAACGAAATGATCGGCGACCCCGAATACAAAATCGGTCGGCCCCGCCAGTTGTTCACGGGGTCTGCTCCCCGGGATGTCAAGCCTCTTGAGGAACGCTAG
- a CDS encoding succinate dehydrogenase assembly factor 2 produces MATADCAEDAYTKDALLDASLFGKLRWRCRRGMLENDFFLERFFHQYAATLTVRQAECLQELMALADSDLLDVFLGRVKIGNVDPAMDRADMHALLALLQPKPETRP; encoded by the coding sequence ATGGCGACGGCAGATTGCGCAGAAGATGCGTATACAAAGGATGCGCTGCTCGACGCATCCTTGTTCGGCAAACTCCGGTGGCGCTGCCGCCGGGGGATGCTCGAAAACGATTTCTTTCTCGAGCGTTTTTTCCACCAATACGCCGCCACCCTCACGGTGCGCCAGGCGGAATGCTTGCAAGAGCTGATGGCACTGGCTGACAGCGATTTGCTCGACGTGTTCCTCGGCCGCGTCAAGATTGGCAATGTCGATCCTGCAATGGATCGTGCAGACATGCACGCATTGCTGGCCCTATTGCAACCCAAACCGGAAACCCGACCATGA
- a CDS encoding succinate dehydrogenase iron-sulfur subunit gives MAKRVFQIYRYNPDTDAKPYMQRLEVELDGTERMLLDALVKIKAIDPTLSYRRSCREGVCGSDAMNINGKNGLACLVNLRTLPETIVLKPLPGLPVVRDLIVDMTLFFKQYHSIKPYLINDTRPPEKERLQSPEEREELNGLYECILCASCSTSCPVYWWNPDKFVGPAGLLQAYRFIADSRDEATSERLDNLEDPYRLFRCTTIMNCVDVCPKGLNPTAAIGKIKELMVRRAI, from the coding sequence ATGGCCAAACGCGTCTTCCAAATTTATCGCTACAACCCCGATACCGACGCCAAGCCCTATATGCAGCGGCTCGAAGTCGAGCTTGATGGCACCGAACGCATGCTGCTGGATGCGCTCGTCAAGATCAAGGCCATCGACCCCACCCTCTCCTACCGCCGTTCGTGCCGGGAAGGGGTATGCGGTTCCGATGCGATGAATATCAACGGCAAAAACGGCTTGGCATGCTTGGTCAACCTACGCACCCTGCCCGAGACGATCGTCCTCAAACCTCTACCCGGCTTGCCCGTGGTGCGTGACCTGATCGTGGACATGACGTTGTTCTTCAAGCAATACCACTCGATCAAGCCCTACCTCATCAACGACACGCGCCCGCCGGAAAAGGAACGCCTGCAAAGCCCCGAAGAGCGCGAAGAACTCAACGGGCTGTATGAGTGCATCCTATGCGCCAGTTGCAGCACAAGCTGCCCGGTGTACTGGTGGAACCCTGACAAATTCGTCGGCCCGGCAGGCCTCTTGCAGGCGTACCGTTTCATTGCAGACAGCCGCGACGAAGCCACCTCCGAGCGGTTGGACAACCTCGAAGACCCCTATCGCCTGTTCCGATGCACGACCATCATGAACTGCGTCGATGTCTGCCCCAAGGGGCTTAACCCGACCGCAGCCATCGGCAAGATCAAGGAATTGATGGTTCGCCGCGCCATCTAG